A genomic stretch from Telopea speciosissima isolate NSW1024214 ecotype Mountain lineage chromosome 7, Tspe_v1, whole genome shotgun sequence includes:
- the LOC122667858 gene encoding endochitinase EP3-like isoform X2 — protein sequence MGSPKILLAITLAGILAGLMMPESIVMAQNCGCASDLCCSQYGYCGTGSEYCGTGCQSGPCDGSSSSTSNGVVVGDIVTQDFFNGIINQADSSCAGKSFYTRDAFLEATNSYTSFGTTGTTDDSKREIAAFFAHVTHETGHFCYIEEIDGASKDYCDESNTQYPCASGKGYYGRGPLQLSWNYNYGPAGNSIGFDGLNSPETVANDVVISFKTGLWFWMNDCHSIITSGQGFGATIKSINSMECNGGNSGAVQARVQYYQDYCNQFGVSPGDNLTC from the exons ATGGGTTCTCCCAAAATCCTATTAGCCATCACTCTGGCCGGAATTTTAGCCGGGCTGATGATGCCAGAATCCATAGTAATGGCTCAGAATTGTGGTTGTGCATCTGACCTTTGCTGTAGTCAGTATGGGTATTGCGGAACTGGCAGCGAATACTGCGGCACTGGATGCCAATCGGGGCCTTGCGATGGGTCATCGTCATCAACGTCTAACGGCGTTGTGGTAGGTGATATAGTTACACAAGATTTCTTCAATGGGATAATCAACCAAGCTGACTCAAGCTGTGCCGGCAAGAGCTTCTATACTCGTGATGCATTCCTCGAAGCAACTAATTCGTACACTAGCTTCGGCACCACCGGAACAACTGATGACTCTAAACGTGAAATTGCTGCCTTTTTCGCCCATGTAACTCATGAGACAGGAC ACTTTTGTTACATAGAAGAGATAGATGGTGCTTCTAAGGATTACTGCGATGAATCAAACACACAATACCCATGCGCGTCCGGCAAGGGTTACTATGGCCGTGGACCGCTGCAACTATCGTGGAACTATAATTATGGACCTGCGGGAAACAGTATAGGATTTGATGGATTAAATTCACCTGAAACTGTGGCCAACGATGTTGTGATTTCGTTCAAGACAGGATTGTGGTTCTGGATGAACGATTGTCACTCAATCATAACTTCTGGGCAAGGGTTTGGAGCTACGATTAAATCCATTAATAGTATGGAATGCAATGGTGGAAACTCAGGAGCTGTGCAAGCTCGTGTTCAATATTATCAGGACTATTGTAACCAATTTGGTGTCTCTCCTGGTGACAACCTCACTTGTTAA
- the LOC122667858 gene encoding endochitinase EP3-like isoform X1: MGSPKILLAITLAGILAGLMMPESIVMAQNCGCASDLCCSQYGYCGTGSEYCGTGCQSGPCDGSSSSTSNGVVVGDIVTQDFFNGIINQADSSCAGKSFYTRDAFLEATNSYTSFGTTGTTDDSKREIAAFFAHVTHETGRKFFICYIEEIDGASKDYCDESNTQYPCASGKGYYGRGPLQLSWNYNYGPAGNSIGFDGLNSPETVANDVVISFKTGLWFWMNDCHSIITSGQGFGATIKSINSMECNGGNSGAVQARVQYYQDYCNQFGVSPGDNLTC, from the exons ATGGGTTCTCCCAAAATCCTATTAGCCATCACTCTGGCCGGAATTTTAGCCGGGCTGATGATGCCAGAATCCATAGTAATGGCTCAGAATTGTGGTTGTGCATCTGACCTTTGCTGTAGTCAGTATGGGTATTGCGGAACTGGCAGCGAATACTGCGGCACTGGATGCCAATCGGGGCCTTGCGATGGGTCATCGTCATCAACGTCTAACGGCGTTGTGGTAGGTGATATAGTTACACAAGATTTCTTCAATGGGATAATCAACCAAGCTGACTCAAGCTGTGCCGGCAAGAGCTTCTATACTCGTGATGCATTCCTCGAAGCAACTAATTCGTACACTAGCTTCGGCACCACCGGAACAACTGATGACTCTAAACGTGAAATTGCTGCCTTTTTCGCCCATGTAACTCATGAGACAGGACGtaagttcttca TTTGTTACATAGAAGAGATAGATGGTGCTTCTAAGGATTACTGCGATGAATCAAACACACAATACCCATGCGCGTCCGGCAAGGGTTACTATGGCCGTGGACCGCTGCAACTATCGTGGAACTATAATTATGGACCTGCGGGAAACAGTATAGGATTTGATGGATTAAATTCACCTGAAACTGTGGCCAACGATGTTGTGATTTCGTTCAAGACAGGATTGTGGTTCTGGATGAACGATTGTCACTCAATCATAACTTCTGGGCAAGGGTTTGGAGCTACGATTAAATCCATTAATAGTATGGAATGCAATGGTGGAAACTCAGGAGCTGTGCAAGCTCGTGTTCAATATTATCAGGACTATTGTAACCAATTTGGTGTCTCTCCTGGTGACAACCTCACTTGTTAA